The Methylobacterium durans nucleotide sequence CGGAGGCGAGCCCGGGTTAGAAGCGGGCGGCAGTGCGCAAGGCGATCCTGCTGGCGCGGCCGGAGAAGCGATGAGCGAGCAGCCCTTCACCCAAGCCCTCATCGGCGTGATCGTGGCGCTCGCTCTGCTGCTCGCCTGGAAGACCTTCTTCGCATGACCGCTGCCCCGCCCTGGCGCGAAATCACACCCGACGACTACCACCACGCTCGCGCGTTCCGCGACCTCGACCCGATCCAGGCCTGGATCGCGCAGGAGGGAATCGTGAAAGACCTCCTGCAGGGGCAACTCGACGGGGCGCACCGACTGCGGCTCGTGCTGCGCGAAGCGGTTGACCTGAAGCCGCATACGAAGCCTGACCCGCGCTGGTTCTTCAGCTACGATGTCGGCGCGTCGATGATTTCGATGGCCGAGGAGATCGTGATCGAATTCCGGATCGGGCGGCGCGAGGTGGTGATGATGCCGCGCGGCCCCGATTACCAGCCGCGGGGCGCCGGGTGGGCCGGCGGGCGGCGGTGAAGCGTCCGCTCCCGGTCCAGACCCGCAAGATGCTCGCCGCCCTGGTAGCATCTCAGTTTGAGATCTGAGCCCGGCCAAACCTACCCCCGCACGCTCCCTCGCGCCGCCCGTCTCGCGGGCGTATGCTTGTTGCCAAGCAGGAGCAGCCATGCATTACACCTTTGAGTTTTACCGCATCAGGCCGGGCGATAAGGCGCACGCCACGCTTGATCGGGTCCAGCAGGAGGCATCGGACTTAGATGCCGCCATGATGAAGGCCCGGTCCTTGTTTGCTTCGCTGGACCTGCCGCAAAGGCCTGACGGCGTTCGCATTCTCGATGAGGGCGGTGCTGAACTTTTTGTGTGGAACCCGGGCGGCCACTGATGTCCAAGTGACCTGAAGGCCAGAAGCGCCCTGTCGACCCGCTCGCGCACCTCCGCGGCCGCGCGGATCTGCGAGGCGCTGGAGCGGCGTGGGCTGGCCGAGCGGGGCGGGACGAAGGCGTGGCCGAAGTGGCGGCGCCGTTGAGGCTGTGGCCGACGAGGAGCAGCGCGGGAGCTGAGATCGGCATAGCGTCGGCCGACAGCCGGTTGGTCACTGTCGCCGGTCATGGCATAGCGTAGCCATGAGCAACGACGTACCGCACCCCTACAGCATCGAGGTCGAACCCCTCACGAAGCCGGAGGGCCACTTCGGCTGGATCCTCCGCCGGAGCGGCAAGCTGATCGAGCGATCGGACCGAGCCTACCGAAGCGAGGAGAAGGCTCGGGAAGCCGCCCTTGAGGCCGCCTTGCGCGACAGCAAACCGGGAGCGGGCATGGGGCGGCGCTGAGGCTAGCGGCCCAGTGGCCGCACCAGAATCACGATCGCTTCCCCAGCGGCTTCGACTGGCTCTGGGCTGTGCTGGCCCACGCCGCGCGAGAGTGGCCGGATCTGACCGTCGATGAGCTTCAGCGGGCGCTCAGCATCATGGGCGAGATGGTCGACCTGGACTGCGACGGGCAGCTGTCACAGCAGCGCCCGGCGGAGCGGCCTGCAACGCGCTAGCTGCCGACTCTCACCGCGAGAATGACGGCTCAGCCCTTCTTCTTCGCGGGTTGACCCTTCGGCGGTTCATGAGTCTTCGGCGCATCCCACGCCTTGGCCATCGCTTTCGCGGCTTCTTTGGTCACCTTCATAACTCGGCCTCCATGGTAGCCATGGAGGTCAACGGCATAGACCAGCCTTCGTTGCAGGGCGCGCCGAGGCTTGTCAGTAGGGTGAACATGAATCGCGGCCGGTCCTGGGATGGGCCGGATGTGGCGTGAGCCTGCATCTCAACTACGCAGGCGGAGACGCTTGTGTGAGGGGCTGGCCGCTCACGTAGCGATCATCTCCTCCTGCACACCATTGAGGTAGCCGGAGAGCCTAAGGGCCACGGCTAGATCTGCGCATTGGATCCAGAGTGCGGTAGGCAGGGCGCAGAGTTCGAGGTTGCGCAAAATCGACTCCCCCGCGAGCGCAGCTTCCCGCTCCAGCGAGTGAGCCAGGATGCGAGCCCCACCTGGAGTGGCGATCATGACGGAAATTGTCACCATACAGACCCAACAGCGCGTAGCGGACAGCGTTGCCAGGGCAAGGCTGCGGCTTCTTCGACCTCGGCAACTCGGCCGCGCAGGCGGAGGTGGCGACGTGTGGGTCAGGCCAGTGAGGCGGTGGCACGACGCGTCAGCTAACCTGGGCGAGAGAGTCCGCGATGGTCATAGCCGATGGTTGTGTTTCAGGAGCGGTGATAGGCTCTCGGCATGATTGAGCCGAACCAGACCGCCCACATCGTCAAAGTGAGTTGGTGCGACGAGGGCATGCCGAACGGTCGGCTGACGATGTTCTACGCCGCCCTCACTGGGAGTCCGGAAGAGGCTGTCGAGCTGGTCAGGCAGGCCGTGAAGGCCGATGCCGAGGTCGAACTCACCGAGGCCCGGCTGTCTCAGGACACGGCGCAGGCGATCGACCTGCTCCCTGGCTTCGCGCGAGCTTTGTGAGCGGATCCAAAGCGCCCTACGAAAAGCCCCGCGGGCCATAAGCTGTGGGGCGAAGGATGGACGTGAGGAGCAGCCCTTCGGCGGCAATCGCGGAGACTTGCACCGGCGGGCCCATGTCGGGTGTCGAAGCCGACCATTGCACCTTGATCTCGCCGTCGCTGGCAGCCTTCTCAAAAGTGAAGCGCGAGGTGCACGAAAGAGCCCGCTCAGTTGAAGCGGGCGGGCTGTAATGTCGTCAAGTCCGTACCGGCATTATTGCCGGAACCAGGAACGGTAAGCGAGCCGAACCAGTTTCCTTCCGAACTCGCACGAAAAAACCCGCCGCGTCGATCGTCGATCGGCCTGAAAGTGTAGATCCGGCCCCTCGTTACCGCTGAAGGGACAGTGGGCAGACAGCCTGGCTACGTGCTGTGGTCCGGACGTGAACGGCCCAGCGTGCCTTGAGGCTGAGGAGTCGAACATCGCCGCGTTCGTGGAAATAACACTACAAATTTTGGGAAGAAGCGCATGCCACGCAATATTCTGATCCTTGGAGCCTCATATGGCTCCTTGCTCGCAACGAAGCTTCTGATGGCTGGTCACAACGTGACCCTCGTCTGCCGCAGGAAGACGGCTGACCTGATCAACCGCGAGGGCACCGAGGTCCGCATCAAGCTGCGCGATGAAGCGGGCCACCGAGCAATATTTTCGCGTGATCTGCCTGGCACCTTGGACGCGACGCCGCCCGAAGACGTCGACGTCTCCCGCTATGACTTAGTTGGGCTCGCCATGCAGGAGCCGCAATACAATGACTATTCGATCCGTCTCCTGATGATCAAGATTTCTGAGGCGAAGCGGCCTTGTCTCTCACTCATGAACATGCCGCCCCTTCCGTATCTCAGGCGCATCCCGGCGCTCGCCAACATGGACTTGGAGTTTGCCTACACCAATGCCGGCGTCTGGGATCGGTTCGAGCCAGGGCTGGTCACGCTCTGCTCGCCCGATCCGCAGGCCTACCGCCCGGCAGGTGAGGGTGCGAATGTTCTCCACGTCGGGCTGCCGACGAACTTCAAGGCGGCGGCGTTCGCCGACGAGGCGCACAACCAGTTGCTCCGCGAGTTGGAGGCGGACATCGATGCGGTGCGCCTCGACGGGCAGGACGTGCCGGTGAAGCTCAAGGTGTTCGACTCGCTGTTTGTGCCGCTGGCGAAGTGGTCGATGCTGCTGACAGGCAACTACCGCTGCGTCACACCGGAGGAGCCGCAATCGATCCGCGACGCAGTGCATAGCGATCTAGCGCGGTCCCGCGCGATCTACGAGCACGTGGACGCCATCGCGCAGCGGCTCGGCGCCGACCCGAATGACCAGGTGCCGTTTGAGAAGTACGCCAAGGCGGCCGAGAGCCTGCTCAACCCCTCGTCGGCGGCGCGGGCGGTGGCGAGCGGGGCGCCCTTCATCGAGCGGGTTGACGTGCTGGTGAAGCTGATCTCGCACCAGCTCGGCGCGCCTGACGCCGAAATTGACCGGACGGTCCGGATGGTGGACCGAAAACTCGGCGAGCGCGTCATCTCGGGTGGATTCGGTGCGGATTGAGCTGCGAAGACCGCACCTCATCCGTCGCCTATCACGAAGAAAAGCCGCGGCGAGCCGGGCGGGCTGAAGGTACTCTTGTCAGGCGTGCGGATGATCCGCCAGCAAAACCTGCGTGATTCGTCGTTCTTGGACCAGCCACGCTAAAGCGCTAGTTCAAGTAATTAATGCGGGAGTGTGAATTTCAGAAGAAAAGGATTTCGATAAGAGAAAGCTAAGCAACGCGAGCGTCGAAAGCGACCTCGATGTCCACGCAGTCGCCCTGTACGATCATGGACCGACTGGTCGTCTTGCTGACCGACGAGCGGATTCTGCGCGGAGATCGAAAGTACGCTGATCTGTTCCTCCAGGTATCGGCACTTCTGGCGGAGGCGATGCAAACCGGGGCAGACCAGCGGACGCTAACGGCGATCCGCGCGGCTCTCGCGATCACCGACCCGACGTTCCTGGTGCTGAGGTCCGACCCTGCGCTGGACGCGAAGTTCTTCGGACGCTCACAATCGTTCGAGGAGGCCCAGGAGGGGCCCACCCCTTCCCCAACCGAACCCCCGGCCCCTCGCCAATCTTTTCGATCAAGATGACGCCGGCGACTGCCTTGTCCGACGCTTGACCTCTCACGCGGCGCAATCCTCGGCTTCAGTGATTTGCTCAGGCCGAAATCGGCATGACCTGGATCAGGATGAGATCGCCCTTCCTGATTGGAGTCGAGCCACCCGCGTAGGAGATCACGCCGACCACCTTGCGCACGGCGCCATCAACAATGGCGGGTCCGTGGAGGCGCATTAGTTCATAGTCTTTCAGATCGTCCGGAGACCGCACCCAGAATTGATCCTGATGGTGCTCAACTCGATCGACGATCTCGGCGATCCACATCATCGCTTCTCCGGTCGGACCAGCAGGATCGCGGTGCTCACTTCAGATAGCCCTTCGCCTTCAGGTACTCGGTGAGGATCATGCGAATCATGCGAGAGCGTCCGGATGGGGCGACGGGGTGCCGGAGTACAGCTTCGGCGTGAGCGGACATCCGTTGTGTCCCTTGCGATGTCCGAGACTGACGCGCCGATCCGCGGAGTATGCGCCGTAGGTGACCACCGGTCCGTGGCAGGCTGGGCAGCGCTTGGGTTTCATTCGGTAGGTGCTGTGCGCTTCATCCAGCGTTGCAACCGTCCAGGCACCATCGACCTTCACCTCACACACGGTACGGCTTTTGGCTTTCATGCGCGCCGCTATGGCATGCCGATCCCAGGCGACCAAGGCCGCTTGTCGCTCAGGTTTGCTTCCTCAGCCGCATGCTGGGTCGCCTCGTAGCGCAAACGAAAAGCCCCGCGAGCCGTGAGGCTGCGGGGCTTACGAGGCACCGGCGGCCGCTCTCAGATCAGTTGGTTCTTTGTCCCTCTAACGTTGGGATGTGATCCATCGGGTTATCGGTAACCAAGCCCATCCGCCGTTCGATCTGCTCGGCGAGCGGCTTCACCAAGTAGCTGATGACCGTTCGGTCGCCGATGTTCATGTGCGCCTCGACAGGTAGGCCGGGTAGCAAGCGGGTCTTGCCGAGCAGTTCCTCCTGGCCCTCGGACGGACGGATGCGCACTGTGTAGTAGGGCGCACCTGTCTTCTGATCTTGGCTGACGTCCGCGGCGATCCGCATCACGCTGCCACTGATCTCAGGTGTCTGCGATTGGTTCACGTTGGGAAAGCGCAGCGAGGCAAGCTGTCCGGCTTTCACGTAGGCAATATCCTGCGGTTGGACTTGGACCTCTACGACCCTCTGATCGGCAGAGGGCACGATCAGCATCGCCGGCTCGTTCGGGGTCACAAGGCCGCCGATCGTGTGCACCTTCAGCTCCTGCACGAAGCCGTCCTGAGGCGCGCGCAGCTCGACGCGCTTCAGCCGATCCTCGGCCGCCACCCGCTTCTCAAAATTTTCGGACCAGCGGCTCCGGATCTCCGCCAGATCTTTGCCCACCTCCGTGCGCATGTCCCCGTCCACCTGCAGGATCTGCAGCTCCGTCTCGGCGACTTTGCCTTTCGCCTTGGCAATGGTCGACACGAGCGCGCCGCGCTCGCCCAACAGACCTACGGAAGTGCGCTCTAACGTGTTCAGCTTCGCGAACTGCACCAGGTTCTGAGAATAGAGATCGCGAACCCCTTTCAGCTCATCGTTGATCAGCGAGATCTCGCGGGTCTTGGCGGCAACCTGCTTCTCAACCCCGCCGATCTCTTCATGCAGCTGTGCAACGCGTTCGCGCAGCTGGGCCTTCTGGCCCTCCCGCGCGGCAACCCGTGCCTTGAAGAGCCGCGTCTCACCCTCGATCAGGTGCCGGACGGTGGGATCGCTCGTGGCGCGCGCCAGGAGCTCGTCCGGAAAGGTGATGCTGGCCGCGCCATCCCTTTCCGCCTCCTCCCGGGCCTGCCGTGCCGAAAGCTCGTCCAGCGCCTTGCGGACCATGTCGAGTTCGGCGCGGGTCTGGGTTTCGTCGAGCCGGATCAGCACCTGCCCCGCCGTTACGCGCGCGCCTTCGCGGACCAGCAACTCGCCGACGACGCCGCCTGTCGGGTGCTGAACCTTCTTCACATCGCTTTCGACGACGATACGGCCTGACGCGATCACGGCCCCCGAAATGGTCGAGACCGCGGCAAGGCTGGCGGTCGCAACTAGAAGGGCACATGCACTCAAGCCGATCATGAGATGTTTGCGGATCGAGCTATTTGCCGAGGCTGACGGCCGCCGCGGCTTCTCTTCCGTCCCACCGAATTGCCCGATCGCCATCGCCTGTCCTCAGAAGCACGATTGCCTACCCTAGAGCCAATCCGGGCTTCATCAAATCGCACTTAGCCAAAATCGCGGAAGGCACATTGGGGCTATAGGCCTTCGCGATCTGAGCCGCGGTGTGAATTTCTGTAGTTTTCTTGCTGAAAACACCCCGCGAGCCGTGAAGCTGCGGGGCTGATGCCTTCAGAGGAGCCGGGTCCTAGCGCCCAGCCTGTTGAGCGAGCCGCATCGCCCGCAGGCGCTCGGTCTTGTCGTCGCGTGCTCGCTGCTGTTCCTCGATCTCTGCCCAGACTTCCTGGGCAACGCGCTGGCGATCGGCGGTTCGTGCAGCTCTGGTCTCCGCGCGGTCGACGACGTGGCTTGGCCTGTCAGGCATCGGATCTCCTGCGTTCGACACCAGAAGAGATAGTGCGTTGTCAGCAAAAGGTTCGCGGCGGCTGGCCGATCAGGTTTGCCGCGCGTTGCCCTTCGCGCCCTTGGACGGAGAGCCGCAATGTCTGCGATGAAAATCCTCGCCCACATCCGGACGGAAGAGGTGCCCGGCGGATATCAGATCACCATGGAGACCGATGACGGCCAGGTCACTCGGGTGTTCGCGACTGAAAATCAGGTGAGCGACCTCGCCGACGAACTCGACGAGCTTCTCGACGATGATGAGGTCGAGTTCACTCCGGAACAGAAACACGTCGACGAGGAGGAGTTGTCCTGAGGGATGTGCTCGCGTCAGCTGCAAGTCTTGGCCCTAAGGGTCCTTTAAGCCAGGGGCCCAACGGGGCGAGCCGGTCCAGAAGAATCTGACGCTCTTGCAACACCCCTATCCCTCGTCGGACCGTGCGAGCCAGCAGGACGAGCTTCACCTGCTGGACCAGAAGGGCCACTAGGCCTGTAGGTGCCGGGCGGTCCTTGATCTCTCCGATCTCCATCAGTGCCCTGCGAACCTGCCACACCAGCGGCGCCAGCCGAGCCCCGAGGACCTGTCGCGCCAGCTGGCCCTTGTGAGCCCGGTGGGCCGGGTTCGCCTGATAGGCCCGGTGGACCCGCTGCGCCTGGCTTTCCTGCCGATCCAGGAGAGCCCGCAGGTCTGCCGTTTCCCTGATGTTCGGCAGGTCCCGCATGGCTTTGCTCGCCCTTCTGCCGCGTAGCTCTACCGACCCAACGTTGCCTGAGGGTCATTGTTCACCCGGTGAGCAGGCTTGCACAAGAAAGCCCGCCGCGGCAGAGGGGTGTCGGGCGGGCTCGAGTTAGAGCGATCGGGATCGGCTCCAACGGCTCAGATGGTGTGGCGGTCGAAACGAAAAGCCCCGCGAGCCTAAGGCTGCGGAGCTGAAGGTAGGGTCTCTGAGAGTTCGGCCCCGCCGACGTCGGTTGAGAAGGCAGGCCTCCGCCGGCGGAGTCATATCCGGAGCGGGGGCTTCGGACCCCATTAGACTGATCCTGAGTGGCACATGTCGCATTCGCCTTTGTGGGGTGCGAAGCGCACAAAAAATGCCCGCCACGGCGGACCGGGCGGGCTCCTTGTTCGATGGCTATGCCTTAGTAGCCATAGCCGTTGCAGTTGCCGTAGGCGTCATACCCGTAGGCGCAGCCACCACCGTAGTAGCTGCCGAGGCCATAGCCCGCCCCAAGACCCAGGCCGAGGCCAACTGCACCGTAGCCAAGGCCACGACCGTAATATCCGCGGCCGCGATAGCCGCCCGCAAAGCCCCGCCCTGCGATGCCGCGACCGGCAATTGCGCCACCGCCACCGCGGAAGCCCCGCCCCCAGCGAACCCACCGCCACGGAACCCGCCACCGCCGCCGTGGAACCCTCCACCGCCACCACGGAAGCCTCCGCGGGCGTCAGCGGTGGCCGGGATCATGGCTAGGGCGCCAGCCATGGTCGCAGAAGCCAACAGGATGCGTTTCATCGAGATCACCAATGTCTGGAGGAACCCACCTCCAGAGCGAACGCGGCTGAACCTGCAACGTTCGCGCGTCAAATCGTACTGAAAGTTATCTCGTGGCTGGCCAGCTGCGCGCCTTGGTCGGTCTTACTCCCCCACTTCCCGGCTCCTCGCCATTCTCCTCTATGAAGATGGTGCCTGCTCCCGCACCGCGGACGAAAAGCCCCGCGAGCCTGGGGCTGCGGGGCCGACGATGTGCAGCGGGGAGACTTCAGAGGCGGCCCTGCCAGCGGGGCCCCCCGGAGGGCGCTAGCAGGGCCGTGCTGGGGATGGCTAATCTCCAGCCCCGCCATCCTCGCACCTCACGACGGTTCGCAAACTCACCCAGGTGAAGCGCGGCAAGAGAAAGCCCCGCGAGCCATAGGCTACGGGGCCGACCGTTTGGCGCTCGCGTCTACTTCTTCTTCGAGTCTGGGCGCTCACCCGGGCCAGGCGGATTCGTCGGATCGGCTCGGCCGCCGGGTTGGCCTGCTACACCAGGCGCTCCGCCACCGACGTTCGCACCCGGAGCTGTGCCGGTCGTGTGCGGATCGTGTTGAGCCTTATCCGCCGCTGACTTGCCGGCTCCTGCTCCTGAGGATGTTCCTTCAGCAGCAAAACTGGTCGAGCTGAGAGCCAGCATGGCTCCGGCACATATGCTA carries:
- a CDS encoding ketopantoate reductase family protein — protein: MPRNILILGASYGSLLATKLLMAGHNVTLVCRRKTADLINREGTEVRIKLRDEAGHRAIFSRDLPGTLDATPPEDVDVSRYDLVGLAMQEPQYNDYSIRLLMIKISEAKRPCLSLMNMPPLPYLRRIPALANMDLEFAYTNAGVWDRFEPGLVTLCSPDPQAYRPAGEGANVLHVGLPTNFKAAAFADEAHNQLLRELEADIDAVRLDGQDVPVKLKVFDSLFVPLAKWSMLLTGNYRCVTPEEPQSIRDAVHSDLARSRAIYEHVDAIAQRLGADPNDQVPFEKYAKAAESLLNPSSAARAVASGAPFIERVDVLVKLISHQLGAPDAEIDRTVRMVDRKLGERVISGGFGAD
- a CDS encoding HlyD family type I secretion periplasmic adaptor subunit, producing MAIGQFGGTEEKPRRPSASANSSIRKHLMIGLSACALLVATASLAAVSTISGAVIASGRIVVESDVKKVQHPTGGVVGELLVREGARVTAGQVLIRLDETQTRAELDMVRKALDELSARQAREEAERDGAASITFPDELLARATSDPTVRHLIEGETRLFKARVAAREGQKAQLRERVAQLHEEIGGVEKQVAAKTREISLINDELKGVRDLYSQNLVQFAKLNTLERTSVGLLGERGALVSTIAKAKGKVAETELQILQVDGDMRTEVGKDLAEIRSRWSENFEKRVAAEDRLKRVELRAPQDGFVQELKVHTIGGLVTPNEPAMLIVPSADQRVVEVQVQPQDIAYVKAGQLASLRFPNVNQSQTPEISGSVMRIAADVSQDQKTGAPYYTVRIRPSEGQEELLGKTRLLPGLPVEAHMNIGDRTVISYLVKPLAEQIERRMGLVTDNPMDHIPTLEGQRTN